The window GATCTGGGCCGCAATCCCTTCGAGTTCAAAGAATTCCAGATCATGATGCAGACCACCTTCAAGAGCGTCTTTCGCCGCCCCGAGCGCAACCAGGACGCCGGCGGCGCGCAGCCGCCGGGAGAGAAGAAGGCGAAGCGCCCGCGCGTACTGACCGGCCACGGCTCGGTGGCCGAGCTGATAACCGACATGGACCGGCTCGGCTATCAGTACATCGTGATCACCGCTACCAAGATGTGGTCGTATCATTATCACCACCAGCTCATCCTTGATTACAGCATCGACGACGTCGGGCAGATCGTGGCCGAGTCGAACGGCCGCATCATCGGTGCCGCCAGCTACAGCCCTTTTCGCATCGAGGAGAGCCTGCAAGAGGTCGAGCGCGGCGTGAAGCAGTTCGGCTTCAAGTACGTTTGGTTCCACCCGCTGTCGTTCGGCCTGGCGCCCAACGACCGCCGCTTCTACCCGCTCTACGCCAAGTGCAACGAGCTGGACATCGCAGTTGGGATGCAGGTGGGCCATTCCGCCGAGGTGTTGCCGTCCGACGTTGGCCGGCCGATGCTGGCCGACGACGTCGCCATCGACTTCCCCAACCTGCGTATCAATCTTTCCCACACCGGCTGGCCGTGGGTGGACGAGTGGTGTTCGATGCTGTGGCGGCACCCGAACGTCTACGGCGACATTTCCGCCTACTTCCCGAAAAGCCTCGATGAGCGCCAGGTGCGCTTCATGGACAG of the Deltaproteobacteria bacterium genome contains:
- a CDS encoding amidohydrolase, with the translated sequence MSPIPAIDIMNHPPEARRDLGRNPFEFKEFQIMMQTTFKSVFRRPERNQDAGGAQPPGEKKAKRPRVLTGHGSVAELITDMDRLGYQYIVITATKMWSYHYHHQLILDYSIDDVGQIVAESNGRIIGAASYSPFRIEESLQEVERGVKQFGFKYVWFHPLSFGLAPNDRRFYPLYAKCNELDIAVGMQVGHSAEVLPSDVGRPMLADDVAIDFPNLRINLSHTGWPWVDEWCSMLWRHPNVYGDISAYFPKSLDERQVRFMDSSRGRDKVLFGTNGLGIEACLQQFLALPVKEETKQRVLHDNAIEFLKLG